The DNA window GCACGCGGTCGGCGGCCTCGTCGTTCGGCTGTTCCTGGGACGCCCGCTCGGCGGTGACGCGCTCGAGGTAGTACGAGACCTCCTTGGCGATCCGTTCCTCGTCCCACCCGAGGACGCCTCCCATGAGCTTGGCCGCGACCGGAGCCGCCGACACACCGCGGTCCCAGGCCTCGATGGAGATCCGTGTCCGGCGAGCGAGGACGTCGTCGAGGTGGAGGGCACCCTCGTGGGACGCCGCGTAGACGACCTCGGCGCCGATGTAGTCGTCGGCTCCGGGGAGCGGCTCGGCGAGCGTCGGGTCCTCTTTGAGGAGGTCGAGCAGCTCGTCGGTGAGCACGCCGTAGCGGTTCAACAGGTGCTCGATCCGTGCGGTGTGGACGCCGAACGCGCGAGCGATCTTGCCGCGCTTGTTCCACGCGGCCTGGTAACCCTCGGCACCGAGCAGCGCGATGTTCTCCGTCGCGCTGGCCGGGATCTTCCCGTCCAGGGCGTCGACGGCGGCGTCGATCGCGTCCTTCGCCATCACCCGGTACGTGGTCCACTTGCCACCGGCGATCACGACGAGACCCGGCACCGAGTGGGCGACGAGGTGCTCGCGCGACAGCTTCGAAGTCTGCTCCGACTCCCCCGCGAGCAGGGGACGGAGCCCGGCGAAGACCCCCTCGACGTCCTCGCGGGTGAGTGGGACGGCGAGGACGGTGTTCACGCGCTCCAGCAGGTAGTCGATGTCCGCGGCCGTCGCCGCGGGGTGGGCCTTGTCGAGATGCCAGTCGGTGTCGGTCGTGCCGATGAGCCAGTGGCGGCCCCAGGGGATGACGAAGAGGACGCTCTTCTCCGTGCGCAGCAGGAGACCCATGCTCGACTGGAACCGGTCGCGGGGCACGACGAGGTGGATGCCCTTCGAAGCGCGCACCTTGAACTGGCCGCGCTCCCCCACCATCGACTGGGTGTCGTCGGTCCACACACCCGTCGCGTTCACGACCTGCTTGGCCCGGATCTCGAACCGTTCGTCGGTCTGGAGGTCGTGCGCCTTCACGCCGACGACCCGCTGGCCGACCTTGATGAACCCCTCGACACGCACCCGGCTGGCCACGTGCGCGCCGTAGGCGGAGGCCGTCCGAGCGAGGGAGGCGACGTAGCGCGCGTCGTCGACCTGGGCGTCGTAGTAGGTCAGGCCACCGACGAAGGCGTCAGACTTCAGGCTCGGGATGGAGCTCAGCACCTGGCGCTTCGACAGGTGTCGGTGGTGCGGGACGCCCGGCGGACGGCCACCCGTCCAGCTGAAGAGGTCGTACAGGAGCATGCCGGCGCCGATGTACAACCGCTCGAACACCGGCTTGTTGAGCGGGTACAGGAAGCGGACGGGCTTCACGAGGTGCGGAGCGATGCGCTGCAACAGCAGCCCACGTTCGATGAGGGCCTCGCGGACGAGCCGGAAGTCGAGCTGCTCGAGGTAGCGGATACCGCCGTGCACGAGCTTGGAGGAACGGCTGGAGGTGCCGCTCGCCCAGTCGCGGGCCTCGAGCAGGCCGGTGCTCAGACCGCGGGTGACCGCGTCGAGCGCCGCTCCCGTGCCGACGATGCCGCCGCCGA is part of the Plantibacter sp. Leaf314 genome and encodes:
- a CDS encoding glycerol-3-phosphate dehydrogenase/oxidase; this encodes MATTPNNVSRSTKLGMEERDAAIEALKSKELDILVVGGGIVGTGAALDAVTRGLSTGLLEARDWASGTSSRSSKLVHGGIRYLEQLDFRLVREALIERGLLLQRIAPHLVKPVRFLYPLNKPVFERLYIGAGMLLYDLFSWTGGRPPGVPHHRHLSKRQVLSSIPSLKSDAFVGGLTYYDAQVDDARYVASLARTASAYGAHVASRVRVEGFIKVGQRVVGVKAHDLQTDERFEIRAKQVVNATGVWTDDTQSMVGERGQFKVRASKGIHLVVPRDRFQSSMGLLLRTEKSVLFVIPWGRHWLIGTTDTDWHLDKAHPAATAADIDYLLERVNTVLAVPLTREDVEGVFAGLRPLLAGESEQTSKLSREHLVAHSVPGLVVIAGGKWTTYRVMAKDAIDAAVDALDGKIPASATENIALLGAEGYQAAWNKRGKIARAFGVHTARIEHLLNRYGVLTDELLDLLKEDPTLAEPLPGADDYIGAEVVYAASHEGALHLDDVLARRTRISIEAWDRGVSAAPVAAKLMGGVLGWDEERIAKEVSYYLERVTAERASQEQPNDEAADRVRLEAPDIVPGA